The proteins below are encoded in one region of Streptomyces ficellus:
- a CDS encoding DegT/DnrJ/EryC1/StrS family aminotransferase has translation MPSINEQPIPAARPVIGEEEIEAAVRVLRTGRVVQGPEVAAFEEGFSELVDGRHCVAVNSGTSALHLLLMALDIGPGDEVIVPSFSFAASANAVRLVGADVVFVDIEADSFNIDPAAVEAAITPRTAAIMPVHIYGNPAAMDKIMAIAEKHKLAVVEDACQAHAAALNGTPVGAFGSGGTFSFYPTKNMHSLEGGMISTADAETARTLRLLRNQGMEQRYANEIVGANMRMTDVAAAVGRVQLSKLHGWTETRIANAAYLTEHITAPGIVTPVVAEGARHIYHQYTIRVQGGDRDAAMAKLTEAGIGNAVYYPTPIHRLKPYWEPDQKAGRTWDLPETEKAAAEVVSLPVHPSLTQNDLERIVTAVNALGENL, from the coding sequence ATGCCGAGCATCAACGAGCAGCCCATCCCCGCTGCCCGCCCGGTCATCGGTGAAGAAGAGATCGAGGCCGCCGTGCGCGTACTGCGCACCGGCCGCGTCGTACAGGGCCCGGAAGTGGCCGCCTTCGAGGAGGGATTCTCGGAGCTGGTCGACGGGCGCCACTGCGTCGCCGTCAACTCCGGTACGTCGGCGCTGCACCTCCTTCTGATGGCGCTGGACATCGGCCCGGGTGACGAGGTGATCGTCCCGTCCTTCTCGTTCGCCGCGTCGGCGAACGCGGTCCGCCTCGTCGGCGCCGACGTCGTCTTCGTCGACATCGAGGCCGACAGCTTCAACATCGACCCGGCCGCGGTCGAGGCCGCGATCACCCCGCGCACCGCCGCGATCATGCCGGTCCACATCTACGGCAACCCGGCCGCCATGGACAAGATCATGGCCATCGCGGAGAAGCACAAGCTCGCGGTCGTCGAGGACGCCTGCCAGGCGCACGCCGCGGCCCTGAACGGCACCCCGGTCGGCGCGTTCGGCTCCGGCGGCACGTTCAGCTTCTACCCGACGAAGAACATGCACAGCCTCGAGGGCGGCATGATCTCCACGGCCGACGCCGAGACCGCCCGCACCCTGCGCCTGCTGCGCAACCAGGGCATGGAGCAGCGGTACGCCAACGAGATCGTCGGCGCCAACATGCGCATGACCGACGTCGCCGCCGCCGTCGGCCGCGTCCAGCTCTCCAAGCTGCACGGCTGGACCGAGACGCGCATCGCGAACGCCGCGTACCTCACCGAGCACATCACCGCGCCGGGCATCGTGACCCCGGTCGTCGCCGAGGGCGCGCGCCACATCTACCACCAGTACACGATCCGGGTTCAGGGCGGTGACCGCGACGCCGCGATGGCGAAGCTCACCGAGGCGGGCATCGGCAACGCCGTCTACTACCCGACCCCGATCCACCGCCTGAAGCCGTACTGGGAGCCGGACCAGAAGGCCGGCCGCACCTGGGACCTGCCCGAGACGGAGAAGGCCGCCGCCGAGGTCGTCTCGCTGCCCGTCCACCCCTCGCTGACCCAGAACGACCTTGAGCGCATCGTCACCGCCGTGAACGCGCTGGGAGAGAACCTGTGA
- a CDS encoding Gfo/Idh/MocA family protein: MTAAGLRAGLIGLGSMGRHHARVLAGLDGVTLVGVVDPMGDKNGWAQGAPVLATVEELIALGIDYAVVACPTALHEEVGLKLADAGVHALIEKPVADTVEGARRLVEAFESRSLVAGVGHIERCNPALRSLRSRLEAGELGDVYQVVTRRQGPFPHRIADVGVVKDLATHDIDLTGWVTGQQYTSIAAHTVSKSGRPHEDMVSAVGQLSDGTMVNHLVNWLSPLKERFTSVTGEKGCFIADTLTADLTFYSNAAVATEWEALRAFRGVSEGDMIRYAIPKREPLLVEHELFRDAVLGKGDDICTLRQGLRTVEVAAAVIDSADRGVTVRLTPEDVAS; this comes from the coding sequence GTGACTGCTGCTGGACTGCGGGCCGGGCTGATCGGCCTCGGCTCGATGGGACGCCACCACGCCCGCGTACTGGCCGGGCTGGACGGCGTGACGCTCGTCGGCGTCGTCGACCCGATGGGCGACAAGAACGGCTGGGCCCAGGGCGCACCCGTCCTCGCCACCGTCGAGGAACTGATCGCGCTCGGCATCGACTACGCCGTCGTCGCCTGCCCGACCGCGCTGCACGAGGAAGTCGGCCTCAAGCTGGCCGACGCCGGTGTCCACGCGCTGATCGAGAAGCCGGTCGCCGACACCGTCGAGGGCGCCCGCCGCCTGGTCGAGGCGTTCGAGTCGCGGAGCCTGGTGGCCGGCGTGGGCCACATCGAGCGCTGCAACCCGGCGCTGCGCAGCCTCCGCTCCCGCCTGGAGGCCGGTGAGCTGGGCGACGTCTACCAGGTCGTCACCCGCCGCCAGGGCCCCTTCCCGCACCGCATCGCGGACGTCGGCGTGGTCAAGGACCTCGCCACCCACGACATCGACCTGACCGGCTGGGTCACCGGCCAGCAGTACACGTCGATCGCCGCGCACACGGTGTCCAAGTCGGGCCGCCCGCACGAGGACATGGTCTCCGCCGTCGGCCAGCTCTCCGACGGCACGATGGTCAACCACCTCGTCAACTGGCTGAGCCCGCTGAAGGAACGCTTCACGTCGGTCACCGGCGAGAAGGGCTGCTTCATCGCCGACACCCTCACCGCCGACCTCACGTTCTACTCCAACGCCGCCGTCGCCACCGAGTGGGAGGCCCTGCGCGCCTTCCGCGGCGTCTCCGAGGGCGACATGATCCGCTACGCCATCCCGAAGCGCGAGCCGCTCCTCGTCGAGCACGAGCTGTTCCGGGACGCGGTCCTCGGCAAGGGCGACGACATCTGCACGCTGCGCCAGGGTCTGCGTACGGTGGAGGTGGCCGCGGCCGTCATCGACTCCGCCGACCGCGGTGTCACCGTGCGGCTCACCCCGGAGGACGTGGCCAGTTGA
- a CDS encoding glycosyltransferase family 2 protein: MTTPDVTVVVAVYNTMPYLTECLNSLVGQSIGLDRLEVVAVDDGSTDDSGRELDRFAEKYPDTVKVIHQANSGGPAAPSNRALELATGRYVYFIGSDDYLGSQALERMVACADEHGSDVVVGKMVGTNGRYVHQALYKKSDPDVSLYESALPFTLANTKLFRRELVEKHKLRFPEDLPVGSDQPFTLEACVRAAKISVLADYTYYYAVKRGDASNITYRANHLSRLRCTERIMHFAASLIEAGPRRDAVLKRHFTWELAKLVQDDFPALDAVTRTEVCAGIAQLADAYFTDELRDAMDVKRRLRICLAQRGSVDALVRAIEDEAEHGSPPLLLEDGRAFVRYPGFRDPSAGLPDRAYEVIGEAVPARLAEGTALVSAEWDQNGDDMAVSLTVRLGLTGDTGSAVVRLATKAMPKSADKPGARRLPVGHELPASVGEFTREPTEDGEGTLLTARIPVPPKSAKLGVRVYAEVAGSVYEVPVPVRGRPLPLARRWRERIPYRISANANPKGRLVITTAPLWEPALGAGRRLRQLMSRVKRKLTR, encoded by the coding sequence TTGACCACACCCGATGTCACCGTCGTGGTAGCCGTGTACAACACGATGCCGTACCTCACCGAGTGCCTGAACTCGCTGGTGGGGCAGAGCATCGGGCTGGACCGGCTCGAGGTCGTGGCCGTCGACGACGGCTCGACCGACGACAGTGGCCGGGAACTGGACCGCTTCGCGGAGAAGTACCCGGACACAGTCAAGGTGATCCATCAGGCCAACTCCGGCGGCCCGGCCGCGCCCAGCAACCGGGCCCTGGAGCTGGCCACCGGTCGTTACGTCTACTTCATCGGCTCCGACGACTACCTGGGCAGCCAAGCCCTGGAGCGCATGGTGGCCTGTGCCGACGAGCACGGCTCCGACGTCGTCGTCGGCAAGATGGTGGGCACCAACGGCCGTTACGTCCATCAGGCGCTCTACAAGAAGAGCGACCCGGACGTCTCGCTGTACGAGTCGGCGCTGCCGTTCACGCTGGCCAACACCAAGCTCTTCCGCCGCGAGCTGGTGGAGAAGCACAAGCTGCGCTTCCCCGAGGACCTGCCGGTCGGCTCCGACCAGCCGTTCACCCTGGAGGCGTGCGTACGGGCCGCGAAGATCTCGGTCCTCGCGGACTACACGTACTACTACGCCGTCAAGCGCGGTGACGCCAGCAACATCACCTACCGGGCGAACCACCTGTCCCGGCTGCGCTGCACCGAGCGGATCATGCACTTCGCGGCCTCGCTGATCGAGGCCGGCCCGCGGCGTGACGCGGTCCTCAAGCGCCACTTCACCTGGGAACTCGCCAAGCTCGTCCAGGACGACTTCCCGGCGCTGGACGCGGTGACGCGGACCGAGGTGTGCGCGGGCATCGCGCAGCTGGCCGACGCGTACTTCACCGACGAGCTGCGCGACGCGATGGACGTCAAGCGGCGGCTGCGGATCTGCCTCGCCCAGCGGGGTTCCGTCGACGCCCTCGTACGGGCCATCGAGGACGAGGCCGAGCACGGCTCGCCGCCGCTGCTGCTGGAGGACGGGCGGGCGTTCGTCCGGTACCCCGGCTTCCGCGACCCGTCCGCCGGGCTGCCCGACCGGGCGTACGAGGTGATCGGCGAGGCCGTCCCGGCACGGCTGGCCGAGGGCACGGCGCTCGTGTCCGCCGAGTGGGACCAGAACGGCGACGACATGGCCGTGTCGCTGACGGTCCGCCTCGGGCTGACCGGCGACACCGGCTCCGCCGTGGTGAGGCTCGCCACCAAGGCCATGCCCAAGAGCGCCGACAAGCCCGGCGCCCGAAGGCTCCCCGTGGGCCACGAACTCCCCGCCTCGGTGGGGGAGTTCACCCGCGAACCGACCGAGGACGGCGAGGGCACCCTGCTCACCGCGCGCATCCCGGTCCCACCGAAGAGCGCCAAGCTCGGTGTGCGCGTGTACGCCGAGGTGGCAGGCTCGGTCTACGAGGTACCCGTGCCGGTCCGCGGCCGGCCGCTGCCCCTGGCCCGGCGCTGGCGGGAGAGGATCCCGTACCGGATCTCCGCCAACGCCAACCCCAAGGGCCGGCTGGTGATCACCACGGCCCCGCTCTGGGAGCCCGCGCTCGGCGCGGGCAGGCGACTGCGTCAACTGATGTCCCGTGTGAAGAGGAAACTGACCCGATGA
- a CDS encoding nucleotide sugar dehydrogenase: MNICVVALGKIGLPLAVQFAAKGHKVIGADVNEKVVELVNAGTEPFPGEHDLDRLLKQTVDAGLLSATTDTAAAVAQSEAVVVVVPLFVDAEGTPDFGWMDAATKAIAKGLKPGTLVSYETTLPVGTTRTRWAPMLEEGSGLTAGTDFHLVFSPERVLTGRVFADLRRYPKLVGGIDEASAKHGVEFYEQVLDFDERDDLPRANGVWDLGTAEASELAKLAETTYRDVNIGLANQFARFADQQNIDVLKVIEACNSQPYSHIHQPGIAVGGHCIPIYPRMYLWNDPEATVVRSAREANAAMPEYAVDLLAAAYGDLKDVNVLVLGAAYRGGVKETAFSGVFGTVEALKARGAVPYVSDPMYTAEELAAHGLTPHQGEKVTAAVLQADHAEYKELAASDLPDVTVLVDGRRTTDPARWEGVRRVVIGG; the protein is encoded by the coding sequence ATGAATATCTGTGTAGTCGCGCTCGGCAAGATCGGCCTGCCGCTCGCCGTGCAGTTCGCCGCCAAGGGCCACAAGGTCATCGGCGCCGACGTCAACGAGAAGGTCGTCGAGCTGGTCAACGCCGGCACCGAGCCCTTCCCCGGCGAGCACGACCTCGACCGGCTGCTGAAGCAGACCGTCGACGCCGGTCTGCTGTCCGCGACCACCGACACCGCGGCCGCCGTCGCGCAGTCCGAGGCCGTCGTGGTCGTCGTCCCGCTGTTCGTGGACGCCGAGGGCACCCCCGACTTCGGCTGGATGGACGCCGCCACCAAGGCCATCGCCAAGGGCCTCAAGCCGGGCACCCTCGTCTCCTACGAGACCACCCTCCCCGTCGGCACCACCCGCACCCGCTGGGCGCCGATGCTGGAGGAGGGCTCCGGCCTCACCGCCGGCACCGACTTCCACCTGGTGTTCTCCCCGGAGCGGGTCCTCACCGGCCGCGTCTTCGCCGACCTGCGCCGCTACCCCAAGCTCGTCGGCGGCATCGACGAGGCGTCGGCGAAGCACGGCGTCGAGTTCTACGAGCAGGTCCTCGACTTCGACGAGCGCGACGACCTGCCCCGCGCCAACGGCGTGTGGGACCTGGGCACCGCCGAGGCCTCCGAGCTCGCCAAGCTCGCCGAGACCACCTACCGCGACGTCAACATCGGCCTGGCCAACCAGTTCGCCCGGTTCGCCGACCAGCAGAACATCGACGTCCTCAAGGTCATCGAGGCCTGCAACTCCCAGCCCTACAGCCACATCCACCAGCCCGGCATCGCCGTCGGCGGCCACTGCATCCCGATCTACCCGCGGATGTACCTGTGGAACGACCCGGAGGCGACCGTCGTGCGCTCGGCCCGCGAGGCCAACGCCGCGATGCCCGAGTACGCCGTCGACCTGCTGGCCGCCGCCTACGGCGACCTCAAGGACGTGAACGTGCTCGTGCTGGGCGCCGCCTACCGCGGTGGCGTCAAGGAGACCGCGTTCTCCGGCGTCTTCGGCACCGTCGAGGCCCTCAAGGCCCGTGGCGCCGTCCCGTACGTCTCCGACCCGATGTACACCGCCGAGGAGCTCGCCGCGCACGGCCTCACCCCCCACCAGGGCGAGAAGGTCACCGCCGCGGTCCTCCAGGCCGACCACGCCGAGTACAAGGAGCTGGCCGCCTCCGACCTGCCGGACGTCACCGTCCTGGTCGACGGTCGCCGCACCACCGACCCGGCCCGCTGGGAGGGTGTCCGCCGCGTCGTCATCGGCGGCTGA
- the galE gene encoding UDP-glucose 4-epimerase GalE: MTWLITGGAGFIGSHVVKAMAEGGERIVVLDDLSTGRAERLPDGVPLEVGTVLDRDVVDRVLAEHAVTGIVHIAGKKQVAESVAKPLHYYRENVEGLRTLLEAAADAGVARFLFSSSAAVYGMPDVDLVTEATPCAPINPYGETKLAGEWLVTATGRTHGMATASLRYFNVAGAATPELGDDGVFNLVPMVFERLTAGEQPLVFGDDYPTPDGTCIRDYIHVEDIASAHVAAARRLAADPTASLVLNIGRGEGVSVTEMVGLIQDVTGRTDIKPHVTDRRPGDPARVVASADRIREELGWSARHGVREMVESAWAGWRLRHP; the protein is encoded by the coding sequence ATGACCTGGTTGATTACTGGCGGCGCCGGTTTCATCGGCTCCCACGTGGTGAAGGCGATGGCCGAGGGCGGCGAGCGGATCGTCGTCCTCGACGATCTGAGCACGGGCCGCGCCGAGCGGCTCCCCGACGGCGTACCGCTGGAGGTCGGCACCGTCCTCGACCGTGACGTCGTCGACCGTGTCCTCGCCGAGCACGCCGTCACCGGCATCGTGCACATCGCGGGCAAGAAGCAGGTCGCCGAGTCGGTCGCCAAGCCCCTGCACTACTACCGCGAGAACGTCGAGGGCCTCCGCACCCTCCTGGAGGCCGCCGCCGACGCCGGGGTGGCCCGGTTCCTGTTCTCCTCCTCCGCCGCCGTGTACGGCATGCCCGACGTGGACCTGGTCACCGAGGCCACGCCGTGCGCGCCCATCAACCCGTACGGCGAGACCAAGCTGGCCGGCGAGTGGCTGGTGACGGCGACCGGCCGGACGCACGGCATGGCGACCGCCTCGCTGCGGTACTTCAACGTGGCCGGCGCGGCCACGCCCGAACTGGGCGACGACGGCGTCTTCAACCTCGTGCCGATGGTCTTCGAGCGGCTCACCGCCGGCGAGCAGCCCCTGGTGTTCGGCGACGACTACCCGACGCCCGACGGCACGTGCATCCGCGACTACATCCACGTCGAGGACATCGCCTCCGCGCACGTCGCCGCCGCCCGCCGGCTCGCCGCCGACCCCACGGCCTCGCTGGTCCTGAACATCGGGCGCGGCGAGGGCGTCTCCGTCACGGAGATGGTCGGCCTCATCCAGGACGTCACCGGCCGCACCGACATCAAGCCGCACGTCACCGACCGCCGCCCCGGCGACCCCGCCCGGGTGGTGGCCTCCGCCGACCGCATCCGCGAAGAGCTGGGCTGGAGCGCCCGGCACGGGGTGCGCGAGATGGTCGAGTCCGCCTGGGCGGGCTGGCGACTGCGCCACCCGTAG
- a CDS encoding glycosyltransferase family 1 protein yields the protein MTNVLFIASVRPQLGVFADSVRKFRAAGAKTYLAGTFHLEPVAEDLAATELDGTHQLPRNLNFRSTALRRKARMAPGGMKVWMQTERDGVLRRLARKADVLVALDAGAVYTVWRLAQYYRVEEAHFGLAPALKAVDRVKAKGSTAGRGVLPPMDVVKQNVRRSVDGLPATVMRHATARPVMRSTVGARMWRTAVTAPGVPPKVRIATSRYVAEGMQWAGRTSGAALALAAAASKIPDLGLKAQLLDEAVMKELAKGLNPRDLDKAVAAQLAHADAQFAAGDHEKASFALDRALFLGFHRVLHIDQLSSPLAKDAQGFVEPLYRSKVMGVMKRPQGRKTPAAPAPKDRPLRLLVTTSANDNFLHHILDRYGNHQGVELRYLDLAAQKALKRIAWAGRRVLEDRLAGGTSTYQEEVERLMRPYLDWADTVFLDWSVGPAAMLTTIDPGDTRIVVRLHSYEAFTRWPHMTDFSRIDDLIYVAPHVKDLVESLVPMLRGDSAPRAHLIDNAMDLSGFARPKPADARFNLGLVGISQVAKDPMWAVDVLRRLREKDERYRLLLVGGDMNPKTSRATRDYRRQFDKEIAPLIEEGVVLKLGPTDDVPSALAEIGVILSSSVREGCHVGLMEGAASAAVPVARDWPFYAGKPNSARTLYPEGWVVGSTEEAAQRILETTATEEAWQNAGKLASEYALSTWDWPIVSKAFDRLFLGEE from the coding sequence GTGACCAACGTCCTGTTCATCGCCAGCGTCCGCCCCCAGCTGGGTGTGTTCGCCGACTCGGTGCGCAAGTTCCGCGCCGCGGGCGCGAAGACGTACCTCGCCGGTACGTTCCACCTGGAGCCGGTCGCCGAGGACCTCGCCGCCACCGAGCTGGACGGTACGCACCAGCTCCCCCGCAACCTCAACTTCCGCAGCACCGCGCTGCGCCGCAAGGCCCGGATGGCGCCGGGCGGCATGAAGGTGTGGATGCAGACGGAGCGGGACGGCGTGCTGCGCCGGCTGGCCCGCAAGGCGGACGTCCTGGTGGCGCTCGACGCGGGCGCCGTCTACACGGTGTGGCGCCTGGCGCAGTACTACCGCGTCGAGGAGGCCCACTTCGGCCTGGCACCGGCGCTGAAGGCCGTCGACCGGGTCAAGGCGAAGGGCTCCACGGCCGGCCGGGGCGTCCTGCCGCCGATGGACGTCGTCAAGCAGAACGTGCGCCGCTCGGTGGACGGCCTGCCGGCCACCGTCATGCGGCACGCCACCGCCCGCCCGGTGATGCGTTCCACGGTCGGCGCCCGGATGTGGCGCACGGCCGTCACGGCGCCCGGTGTGCCGCCGAAGGTGCGCATCGCGACGTCCCGTTACGTGGCCGAGGGCATGCAGTGGGCGGGCCGCACCAGTGGCGCCGCCCTGGCGCTCGCCGCCGCCGCGTCGAAGATCCCCGACCTGGGGCTCAAGGCGCAGCTGCTGGACGAGGCCGTGATGAAGGAGCTCGCCAAGGGGCTCAACCCGCGCGACCTCGACAAGGCGGTCGCGGCCCAGCTGGCGCACGCGGACGCGCAGTTCGCGGCGGGCGACCACGAGAAGGCGTCGTTCGCGCTGGACCGTGCGCTGTTCCTGGGCTTCCACCGGGTGCTGCACATCGACCAGTTGTCGTCGCCGCTGGCCAAGGACGCGCAGGGCTTCGTCGAGCCGCTGTACCGGTCCAAGGTCATGGGCGTGATGAAGCGCCCGCAGGGCCGGAAGACCCCGGCGGCGCCCGCGCCGAAGGACCGTCCGCTGCGGCTGCTGGTCACCACCAGCGCCAACGACAACTTCCTGCACCACATCCTGGACCGGTACGGCAACCACCAGGGCGTGGAGCTGCGGTACCTGGACCTGGCGGCGCAGAAGGCGCTCAAGCGGATCGCGTGGGCGGGCCGCCGGGTGCTGGAGGACCGTCTGGCCGGCGGCACCAGCACGTACCAGGAGGAAGTCGAGCGGCTGATGCGGCCGTACCTGGACTGGGCGGACACCGTCTTCCTGGACTGGTCGGTGGGCCCGGCGGCGATGCTGACGACGATCGACCCGGGTGACACCCGGATCGTGGTGCGTCTGCACAGCTACGAGGCGTTCACGCGCTGGCCGCACATGACGGACTTCTCGCGGATCGACGACCTGATCTACGTCGCCCCGCACGTGAAGGACCTCGTCGAGTCGCTGGTGCCGATGCTGCGCGGGGACTCCGCGCCGCGGGCGCACCTGATCGACAACGCCATGGACCTGTCGGGCTTCGCCCGTCCGAAGCCGGCCGACGCCCGCTTCAACCTGGGTCTGGTGGGCATCAGCCAGGTCGCCAAGGACCCGATGTGGGCCGTGGACGTGCTGCGGCGGCTGCGGGAGAAGGACGAGCGCTACCGGCTGCTGCTGGTGGGCGGCGACATGAACCCGAAGACCAGCCGGGCGACCCGCGACTACCGGCGCCAGTTCGACAAGGAGATCGCCCCGCTCATCGAGGAGGGCGTGGTGCTGAAGCTCGGCCCGACGGACGACGTGCCGTCGGCGCTCGCCGAGATCGGCGTGATCCTCTCCTCTTCGGTGCGCGAGGGCTGCCACGTGGGCCTGATGGAGGGCGCGGCGAGCGCCGCCGTCCCGGTCGCCCGTGACTGGCCGTTCTACGCGGGCAAGCCGAACAGCGCCCGCACGCTGTACCCGGAGGGCTGGGTCGTCGGCTCCACGGAGGAGGCCGCGCAGCGGATCCTGGAGACGACGGCGACCGAGGAGGCGTGGCAGAACGCCGGGAAGCTGGCGTCCGAGTACGCGCTGTCGACGTGGGACTGGCCGATCGTGAGCAAGGCGTTCGACAGGCTGTTCCTCGGCGAGGAGTAG